In a single window of the Oscarella lobularis chromosome 2, ooOscLobu1.1, whole genome shotgun sequence genome:
- the LOC136183582 gene encoding Wilms tumor protein homolog codes for MTAATLKTERDAQHLEAASILRQLGINQQQQDHRNATDLLNVRLPVAFQRTSAFERRTMSAKANDVTREATNATTTNHHRTTEEGNSPSESEAEHVVPSTGGPLRGSTGSPSYIKQGVRQYQCSYPSCGKMYSKSSHVEAHYRTHTGEKPFACDHPDCGRRFTRSDELTRHKRKHNGIKPHVCEHCSRAFSRSDHLSSHRRTHTGEKPYVCPMSDCNRRFTRSDELHRHMKMHERRKQRDEEDVAVVAPTTTMAPLPTAKPAQEIRDRQGTHVVPVVKSPIFVSRDPSSS; via the exons ATGACAGCGGCGACCCTGAAGACGGAGAGAGACGCTCAACACCTGGAAGCAGCGAGCATACTACGCCAACTCGGAATCAATCAACAACAGCAGGATCATCGAAACGCAACCGATCTTTTGAACGTTCGACTTCCGGTTGCGTTCCAACGAACGAGCGcattcgaacgacgaacgatgagcgcgaaagcgaacgacgtcacgcgggaagcgacgaacgcgacaACAACGAATCACCATCGAACGACCGAAGAAGGAAACAGTCCAAGCGAATCGGAAGCCGAACACGTCGTTCCATCGACGGGGGGACCCCTTCGCGGGTCGACCGGTTCGCCGTCGTATATCAAGCAGGGCGTGAGACAGTACCAGTGCTCCTATCCGTCTTGCGGTAAAATGTACAGCAAATCGTCGCACGTGGAGGCGCACTATCGCACTCACACGGGCGAGAAGCCGTTCGCCTGCGATCATCCCGACTGCGGTCGACGATTCACGCGcagcgacgaattgacgcgTCATAAGAGAAAGCACAA CGGCATCAAACCGCACGTGTGCGAACACTGCAGTCGCGCCTTTTCGCGTTCGGATCACCTGTCGTCGCATCGGCGCACGCACACGGGCGAAAAACCGTACGTCTGTCCGATGTCCGACTGCAATCGTCGATTCACGCGATCCGACGAACTCCATCGGCACATGAAAATGCacgaacgacgaaagcaacgcgacgaggaagacgtcgccgtcgtcgcgccgacgacgacgatggcgcCTCTTCCGACGGCGAAACCCGCGCAGGAAATTCGCGATCGCCAAGGAACGCACGTCGTGCCCGTCGTCAAGTCGCCTATTTTCGTGTCGCGTGATCCGTCTTCGAGTTGA
- the LOC136183579 gene encoding uncharacterized protein: MLASVVRAVLAVLLAAVSWQVVESSCPVQGCQTNHNFAINLKETATAKLGWKSSLYRPSTAGCVSVSHQVACPIRNRLIVFDVDGNEQWKSAASYSESSSLPVYTANNAALFYSGGFNYSSHFVNGTLRFAVETRGGTALGSTVVGSGNGEKVALSENGGGFLMIDERMNELFIFDDGDGYVYVAYSQPVAGRGNTAYVITYAFPYASAADRWPGHRLIAVDVMVNPGPEFNATRRTVHEVSFEGYDLNNPWADPAILFADDVIYFRFRKFEKESHRDYLFAVRDVGEGGGTQLWNASFPTGASIQYMAFSDHGHKGLIVAFEEDNETRIHVLSPSTGSLQRVVRLSDSAIRLSAPLFYVRPPSDSGDGALLVAFEAESPGVALISLETGDSVWSLPSPDGSSVLGQMAPTGNDGSGAATSIVCATNTTLFSILLQ; this comes from the exons ATGCTAGCCTCTGTCGTAAGAGCGGTGCTGGCAGTCCTGCTGGCGGCAGTCTCGTGGCAAGTCGTCGAGTCGTCTTGCCCGGTGCAAGGCTGCCAGACGAATCACAATTTTGCTATCAATCTCAAAGAGACTGCGACGGCAAAACTTGGGTGGAAATCGTCTCTCTATCGCCCGTCCACTGCTGGATGTGTATCAGTGTCCCATCAAGTCGCTTGTCCGATTCGCAA tcGTTTGATCGTTTTCGATGTCGACGGAAATGAACAGTGGAAATCGGCCGCTTCCTACTCCGAAAGTTCTTCGCTGCCTGTCTACACTGCTAACAACGCGGCGTTGTTCTACAGCGGTGGTTTCAACTACTCCAGTCACTTCGTAAACGGAACACTTCGCTTCGCCGTTGAAACTCGCGGCGGAACGGCATTGGGCTCAACAGTTGTCGGCTCCGGGAACGGCGAAAAAGTAGCATTGTCAGAAAACGGCGGTGGCTTTCTTATGATCG ACGAGCGTATGAACGAATTGTTCATTTTTGATGACGGAGACGGATATGTTTATGTGGCTTATAGTCAGCCGGTTGCTGGACGAGGAAATACAGCTTACGTTATAACCTATGCCTTTCCTTACGCGAGCGCTGCTGACAGATGGCCTGGTCATCGCCTTATCGCGGTGGATGTCATGGTCAATCCTGGACCAGAATTTAACGCGACTAGGAGGACTGTCCACGAGGTCAGTTTTGAGGGTTACGATTTGAATAATCCATGGGCCGATCCCGCCATTCTTTTtgccgatgacgtcatatattTTCGATTTCGTAAGTTCGAGAAAGAATCTCACCGAGACTATTTGTTTGCTGTGAGAGACGTTGGCGAGGGAGGAGGAACGCAGCTGTGGAACGCGAGCTTTCCAACTGGTGCTAGTATTCAATACATGGCATTTTCGGATCACGGACACAAGGGGCTTATTGTGGCATTTGAGGAAGACAACGAAACAAGAATTCACGTACTATCACCATCTACGGGTTCGCTCCAAAGGGTTGTTAGACTCTCTGACTCCGCAATAAGACTTTCTGCGCCTCTGTTCTACGTTCGTCCTCCCAGTGATAGCGGAGACGGCGCCCTGCTGGTCGCCTTTGAGGCGGAATCACCAGGTGTTGCTTTGATTTCGCTGGAGACGGGAGACAGTGTGTGGAGCCTACCATCGCCCGATGGCTCATCTGTTTTAGGCCAAATGGCTCCAACTGGAAATGACGGAAGTGGAGCGGCTACGTCAATCGTTTGCGCTACAAATACTACTCTATTTTCCATCCTGCTTCAGTGA